The following are encoded together in the Pleurocapsa sp. FMAR1 genome:
- a CDS encoding GNAT family N-acetyltransferase, producing the protein MKQKYQEFIIRDWQKGDRMAAAEVIRTVLEEYGLPWQPELADRDVIEIESAYLETGGEFWVVEKNSTIVGTAAYQPISRGQNAVEIRKMYLLPEIRGKGLGKYLLQELEKAIAVKDYQEIWLETASILKEAVVLYERSGYQPVNDVETERCDLAYLKKIHP; encoded by the coding sequence ATGAAGCAGAAATATCAGGAGTTTATAATCAGAGATTGGCAAAAAGGCGATCGCATGGCAGCAGCAGAGGTAATTAGAACGGTATTAGAAGAATATGGTTTGCCTTGGCAACCAGAATTGGCAGATCGCGATGTGATTGAGATTGAGTCGGCATATCTAGAGACTGGAGGGGAATTTTGGGTAGTTGAGAAAAATTCGACTATAGTAGGCACGGCAGCATATCAACCGATAAGTAGAGGACAAAACGCCGTTGAAATTCGCAAAATGTATTTATTGCCAGAAATTAGAGGCAAGGGATTGGGTAAATATTTATTGCAGGAGTTAGAAAAAGCGATCGCCGTTAAAGATTATCAAGAAATTTGGCTAGAAACTGCATCTATATTAAAAGAGGCAGTAGTATTATACGAACGCAGTGGCTATCAACCTGTTAATGATGTGGAAACAGAAAGATGTGATTTGGCTTATCTTAAAAAAATACATCCTTAG
- a CDS encoding glucokinase, whose translation MFLLAGDIGGTKTILRLVEVTEVTLTEKTFKTVKDAQYISASFPDLVPMVREFLAQDKYIKPQIACFAIAGPVVNNTCSLTNLNWVLDTQRLEMELDIPQISLINDFAANSFGILGLKDFDVHTLQAGEAREDAPIAVIGAGTGLGQAFLIPQGKKYQIFASEGGHADFAPRNDLEIKLLKYLRTKLNVEHISVERVVSGQGIASIYQFLRDTNFATESPEIGDRIKAWEKEPKKIIDPAAIIAQAAFKQSDRLCEKTMTMFIEAYGAETGNLALKLLSYGGIYIAGGIAAKVLPLMQEGRFLDTFKEKGRVSTLIQEIPVHIVLNPQVGLVGSVLYGLQHQDIDH comes from the coding sequence ATGTTTTTACTAGCTGGAGATATTGGCGGAACTAAGACGATTTTACGTTTAGTAGAAGTCACTGAAGTCACGCTGACAGAAAAGACTTTTAAAACGGTTAAGGATGCACAGTATATTAGTGCTAGTTTTCCTGATTTGGTGCCGATGGTGCGGGAGTTTTTAGCACAGGATAAATACATTAAACCCCAAATAGCCTGTTTTGCGATCGCTGGTCCCGTTGTTAATAATACCTGTAGCCTCACTAACCTCAACTGGGTTCTGGATACACAACGGCTAGAAATGGAATTAGACATCCCTCAAATTAGCCTGATTAATGATTTTGCTGCCAATAGCTTTGGCATTTTGGGCTTAAAAGATTTTGATGTCCATACCCTACAGGCAGGAGAAGCCAGAGAAGATGCGCCCATCGCCGTAATTGGTGCAGGAACGGGATTGGGGCAAGCTTTTCTAATTCCTCAAGGGAAAAAATATCAAATTTTTGCCAGCGAAGGAGGACACGCAGATTTTGCCCCTCGCAATGATTTGGAAATCAAGTTACTAAAATATTTGCGGACTAAATTAAACGTCGAACATATTTCCGTAGAAAGAGTAGTTTCTGGACAGGGAATTGCCTCTATTTATCAGTTTTTGCGAGATACTAATTTTGCGACCGAATCGCCTGAAATTGGCGATCGCATCAAAGCTTGGGAAAAAGAACCGAAAAAAATTATCGATCCTGCTGCAATTATTGCTCAAGCGGCATTTAAACAAAGCGATCGCCTGTGTGAAAAAACAATGACCATGTTTATAGAAGCTTATGGCGCAGAGACTGGTAATCTGGCTTTAAAACTGCTTTCCTATGGTGGAATTTACATTGCAGGAGGAATTGCAGCCAAGGTTTTACCTTTAATGCAGGAAGGTAGATTTCTAGATACTTTCAAGGAAAAGGGCAGAGTTAGTACTCTGATCCAAGAAATTCCTGTCCACATTGTTTTAAATCCCCAGGTAGGTCTAGTTGGTTCGGTACTTTATGGGTTGCAGCACCAAGACATAGATCATTGA
- a CDS encoding PHP domain-containing protein: MIELHTHTTYSDGILTPQQLVERAAKAGVKALAITDHDTLQGWDEAIAAATPHNMEIVPGVELSTVHNERSLHILGYYPQRELLEAPLAERLAGRKRRAKEMVANLAAMGYPLEITNLEGNMALGRPHIASAMVKAGYVNSVQEAFACFLGEDQPAYVHYEKFSIQAGIGLIRDCGGVPVWAHPYLFRGGKVEEVLPELVEAGLMGIEVYHPHHAANKVNRLKELCQQYDLLMTGGTDYHGYDLEHPENERWQLNQFNLPLNLLEPIKQAAR, translated from the coding sequence ATGATTGAACTACATACCCACACCACCTATTCTGATGGCATATTAACTCCGCAGCAGCTAGTAGAAAGGGCAGCAAAGGCAGGGGTTAAAGCTTTGGCAATTACGGATCACGATACCCTACAGGGTTGGGATGAGGCGATCGCAGCAGCCACTCCCCACAATATGGAAATCGTCCCAGGAGTAGAATTAAGTACTGTTCACAACGAGCGATCGCTGCATATATTAGGCTATTATCCTCAAAGAGAATTACTAGAAGCACCTTTGGCAGAGCGTTTAGCAGGTAGAAAGCGTCGAGCGAAGGAAATGGTAGCTAACCTAGCAGCGATGGGTTATCCCTTAGAAATAACCAATCTGGAAGGCAACATGGCTTTGGGTCGTCCTCATATCGCTAGTGCTATGGTAAAAGCAGGTTATGTTAATTCTGTTCAAGAAGCTTTTGCCTGTTTTCTCGGTGAAGATCAGCCAGCCTATGTTCATTATGAAAAGTTTTCGATCCAAGCAGGAATTGGCTTAATTCGTGACTGTGGTGGAGTACCAGTTTGGGCGCATCCCTACTTATTTCGCGGTGGCAAAGTAGAGGAAGTTTTACCAGAATTAGTTGAGGCGGGATTAATGGGCATTGAAGTTTATCATCCTCACCATGCTGCTAATAAAGTAAATCGTCTCAAAGAACTATGTCAGCAATACGATCTCCTGATGACAGGCGGTACAGATTATCACGGCTATGATTTAGAACATCCCGAAAACGAACGCTGGCAGCTAAATCAGTTTAATTTACCTTTAAATCTACTTGAGCCAATAAAGCAAGCAGCTAGGTAA
- a CDS encoding glycosyltransferase family 39 protein has protein sequence MLKQSKNRSNNSSNWLHLLLLLGWLAIGMVLRFTNLDAKPASSIEIATMGFSLGHGFTQIPLDRVISESTLLSPLRFDAAVNYADVVNRLMTESTHPPLYFWLTFWWTKLFSSNGEVDASLEIGRSLSAIFGGLAIPAIFSLSWVAFRSRLVAHLAAVLMAVSPYGIYLAQEARHYTLSILWIIASLTCLMVATQCIARRTKLPIWVGCIWILVNGLGMATHYFFCLALGAETLVIMGLWYWDFNRKGQAQFSFSYWWSIGAVGLGTLVGCLVWLPVASGISSNELTDWVQTSYDLDDIWQPIPRLLAWLITMVMLLPIEGVPTEVIVISALVVVLFLIWLIPALIRGIKSSLNSELMPLRVLIGYWLGAILIYLVVIYGLGKDISLAARYHFVYFPVVIVLMAVALANCQASQVKVLSKTKRHWFYAEGKRVAIIVLLMGFIGSLTVINNYGFQKSRHSDSLANHILATSTVPSIVTMTYETSSQLRELIALALSFERVSSQTKSLSQSKLPQFLLVQQKDTNNQDIGFSSLTKILASQPKPLDLWGINLKVDSENLNQLNCIEDSQSQLSNSGYKNHLYHCR, from the coding sequence ATGTTGAAACAAAGTAAAAATCGCTCTAACAACAGTAGCAATTGGCTTCATCTACTGTTATTACTAGGCTGGTTAGCAATTGGTATGGTTCTAAGATTCACCAATTTAGATGCTAAACCTGCATCCTCGATTGAAATTGCGACTATGGGTTTTAGTTTAGGTCATGGTTTTACCCAGATTCCCCTAGATCGGGTTATTTCCGAATCAACTTTACTATCTCCCTTAAGATTTGATGCAGCAGTAAATTATGCCGATGTAGTCAACCGCTTGATGACGGAAAGTACCCATCCACCACTCTATTTTTGGTTAACCTTTTGGTGGACAAAGCTATTTTCCAGTAATGGAGAAGTAGATGCTTCTTTAGAGATTGGGCGATCGCTAAGTGCTATTTTCGGTGGTTTAGCAATTCCCGCTATCTTTAGTTTGAGCTGGGTAGCTTTTCGTTCTCGGTTAGTAGCTCACCTAGCAGCAGTATTGATGGCTGTTTCTCCCTATGGTATTTACCTTGCTCAAGAAGCTCGTCACTATACCTTGAGTATCTTATGGATTATTGCTTCACTCACCTGTCTAATGGTGGCTACTCAGTGTATCGCTCGGCGGACTAAGCTACCAATCTGGGTAGGCTGCATCTGGATATTAGTTAACGGTCTTGGTATGGCAACTCATTATTTCTTCTGTTTGGCTTTGGGGGCAGAAACATTGGTAATAATGGGACTGTGGTATTGGGACTTTAACAGAAAGGGGCAGGCTCAATTTAGCTTTAGTTATTGGTGGTCTATTGGTGCTGTAGGTTTGGGAACATTGGTCGGCTGTCTGGTATGGCTACCTGTAGCTAGCGGTATTTCTAGTAACGAATTAACTGATTGGGTTCAAACCAGTTATGACTTAGATGATATTTGGCAGCCCATTCCTCGATTGCTAGCTTGGTTGATTACGATGGTGATGCTATTGCCCATTGAAGGTGTACCTACAGAGGTAATAGTCATCTCAGCTTTAGTAGTTGTGTTGTTTTTAATCTGGCTGATACCAGCTTTAATTCGAGGCATTAAATCATCACTCAATAGCGAACTGATGCCCTTAAGAGTTTTAATCGGTTATTGGCTAGGAGCAATTCTAATTTATTTAGTGGTTATCTATGGATTAGGTAAAGACATTTCTTTAGCTGCTCGTTATCACTTTGTTTATTTTCCAGTAGTTATAGTTTTGATGGCTGTGGCTTTGGCTAATTGCCAAGCTTCTCAAGTTAAAGTATTGAGCAAAACTAAACGCCATTGGTTTTATGCCGAGGGAAAAAGAGTAGCAATAATTGTTCTGTTGATGGGATTTATTGGCTCTCTAACCGTGATTAACAATTATGGATTTCAAAAATCTCGACACTCAGATAGTTTAGCAAATCATATTTTAGCTACCTCAACAGTTCCCAGCATAGTTACCATGACCTACGAAACTTCTTCCCAACTGCGAGAATTAATCGCCCTGGCACTCTCTTTTGAGCGTGTAAGCTCTCAGACTAAATCTTTATCCCAGTCAAAATTACCTCAATTTTTATTAGTTCAACAGAAAGATACAAATAACCAAGATATAGGCTTTTCTAGCTTAACTAAAATTCTGGCATCGCAGCCTAAACCATTAGATTTATGGGGTATAAATTTAAAAGTAGATTCAGAGAATTTGAATCAGCTTAACTGTATTGAAGATAGCCAATCTCAATTATCAAATAGTGGTTATAAAAATCATTTGTATCATTGTCGCTAA
- a CDS encoding ArnT family glycosyltransferase produces the protein MKQERYLYLTLAIALILLLINLNSWGVLEASEARYAEISREMFRSGNLLQPTLLNIFHFHKPPVTFWLTDLGFELFGINAFGARFFLQFSLILQGILIYLISQRLFAVRVRSILAVIIYLSFPLSIMSARNLTTDNFLTTLVLAVIYAMTVYYCQRQVWGIYAAALFVGIGFLTKGPAIFVVPFFYWFYLLIARRVNYRVPIKHLVISLILCLTLGLSWYVVVAQQLPSLTDYFLGRQLADRVLDAETFDRTEPGWYYLLIFSTTTLPWFFIYIASLFRPGYRLVKNVDARQLSFYWLLLPFIIFSLTSSKLMMYLLPIYPGLAMILAGLITEMNNSDLKWFTKMFIGFYWLLGAIALFAPFFISVSGADLTITWQMIISALFIFALPILIYRLVKHDSRLRLSAIALFSMLTFIVYGGYLIGANELSFGGTRPIAKFIQAQELEDEPVLVYNKLLPSLAFNLDRDIITLNDGGVERETQFQTNDQWKRFWIDIREPTSVEPLRNLVQSPSVLVTKNKLPDQWSWITQSYNKSKSLGKWTIYYQS, from the coding sequence ATGAAACAAGAGCGATATCTTTACCTAACTCTGGCGATCGCCTTAATCTTATTACTGATTAACCTCAATAGTTGGGGTGTTCTCGAAGCTAGTGAAGCTCGTTATGCGGAAATTAGCCGTGAAATGTTTCGCTCTGGGAATCTGCTTCAGCCAACGCTGCTTAATATCTTTCACTTTCATAAGCCACCTGTAACCTTTTGGCTGACAGATTTAGGGTTTGAGTTATTTGGTATAAATGCTTTTGGAGCGAGATTTTTTTTGCAGTTTTCCCTAATTTTGCAGGGTATACTAATCTATCTTATTAGCCAGCGATTGTTTGCAGTGCGGGTTAGATCGATTTTAGCTGTTATTATCTATCTTTCTTTTCCCCTCAGCATAATGTCGGCTCGTAATCTAACCACCGACAATTTTCTAACTACGTTAGTGCTAGCGGTTATCTATGCTATGACTGTTTACTATTGTCAGAGGCAGGTATGGGGTATTTATGCTGCTGCTTTGTTTGTTGGCATCGGCTTTTTGACTAAAGGACCAGCTATTTTTGTCGTGCCTTTTTTCTATTGGTTTTATTTGCTAATTGCGCGTCGGGTGAACTACCGAGTGCCAATTAAGCATTTAGTAATTTCCTTGATTTTGTGTCTGACTTTGGGGCTTTCCTGGTATGTGGTGGTTGCTCAACAGCTACCATCCCTCACCGATTATTTTCTAGGACGGCAACTGGCAGACAGGGTACTAGACGCAGAGACTTTTGATCGAACCGAACCAGGATGGTATTACCTGCTTATTTTTAGTACCACTACTTTACCTTGGTTTTTCATTTATATTGCTAGCTTATTTCGTCCAGGCTACAGGCTAGTAAAAAATGTTGATGCTCGTCAGCTTTCTTTTTACTGGCTGCTGCTGCCATTTATCATTTTTAGTTTAACTAGCTCAAAGCTAATGATGTATCTATTGCCAATCTATCCAGGGTTGGCAATGATTTTAGCTGGTTTAATTACCGAGATGAATAACTCTGACCTTAAATGGTTTACGAAGATGTTTATCGGGTTTTACTGGCTGCTGGGGGCGATCGCTTTGTTTGCTCCATTTTTTATCAGCGTCTCAGGAGCAGATTTGACAATAACTTGGCAAATGATAATTTCAGCACTGTTTATATTTGCCTTACCAATATTGATCTATCGGTTAGTGAAACATGATTCTAGATTGCGACTGAGTGCGATCGCCTTGTTTTCCATGCTGACTTTCATTGTCTACGGTGGTTATTTAATTGGCGCAAATGAGCTATCGTTCGGCGGTACTCGTCCGATTGCCAAATTCATTCAGGCTCAAGAGTTAGAGGATGAACCTGTTCTAGTTTACAACAAGCTTTTGCCATCTTTGGCTTTCAACCTCGACCGCGACATTATTACTCTCAACGACGGTGGCGTAGAGCGCGAAACTCAATTTCAAACTAACGATCAATGGAAAAGATTTTGGATAGACATCCGTGAGCCAACTTCAGTAGAACCCTTGAGAAATCTTGTCCAATCGCCTTCGGTTCTAGTTACGAAAAACAAGCTGCCTGACCAGTGGAGTTGGATAACACAAAGCTACAATAAGTCCAAATCCCTGGGCAAATGGACTATCTACTATCAATCTTAA
- a CDS encoding DUF302 domain-containing protein: MSIFVICTACSQQEIAQDNSETAKAVNVADTSVEDNGLITVSSPYSVAETTDRLEKIIKEKGLTLFSRIDHSANAKKVGEELKPTQLLIFGNPQVGTPLMKCSATTAIDLPQKILVLQDDNNQTQVIYNSSEYLQQRHNINGCDQVLEKVSGALKGITEAATK, encoded by the coding sequence TTGTCGATATTTGTTATCTGTACCGCCTGTAGTCAGCAGGAAATAGCCCAAGATAATTCTGAAACTGCAAAAGCAGTAAATGTTGCTGATACAAGTGTCGAAGATAATGGTTTAATTACTGTTTCAAGTCCTTATAGTGTGGCAGAAACCACTGATCGCCTAGAAAAAATTATCAAAGAAAAAGGTTTGACACTTTTTAGTCGGATCGATCATAGTGCTAATGCTAAAAAGGTGGGAGAGGAATTAAAACCAACCCAATTACTAATTTTTGGCAATCCTCAAGTGGGAACACCCCTGATGAAATGTTCGGCGACAACGGCGATCGATTTGCCTCAGAAGATTCTGGTTTTGCAGGATGATAATAATCAAACTCAGGTTATTTATAATTCTTCTGAATATCTTCAGCAACGTCATAACATTAATGGCTGTGATCAAGTCTTAGAAAAAGTTTCTGGAGCCTTAAAAGGTATTACCGAAGCAGCAACTAAGTAA
- a CDS encoding TrmH family RNA methyltransferase produces the protein MNKTILTSIQNPLIKQVRKLHRSKERTKQNLMLLEGTNLVEAACQVDYKLDTVFYTERWQENHQPLCRKIAEKEIKTQLVSLEVLNAIATTVNPDGVVAIAPRLAYEPAISKTKLGIALQRLQDPGNLGTIIRTAAATSVDSIWLSDDSVDIHSPKVLRASVGEWFRVPIATAQNFSEVVRQHQQAGAQIVATTSQANKSYWQVDFTRPTLLLLGNESAGLSSDLMAIADEQVKIPLANGVESLNVAVATALLLYEAKRQSIIN, from the coding sequence GTGAACAAGACAATTTTAACTAGCATTCAAAATCCCTTAATAAAACAGGTTCGTAAGCTGCATCGCTCTAAGGAAAGAACTAAGCAAAACCTGATGCTTTTAGAAGGCACAAATTTAGTTGAGGCAGCTTGCCAAGTAGATTATAAGTTAGATACTGTTTTTTACACAGAACGTTGGCAGGAAAATCATCAGCCATTATGCCGAAAAATTGCCGAAAAAGAGATAAAAACTCAGCTTGTTAGTTTAGAAGTCTTGAATGCGATCGCGACAACGGTTAATCCAGATGGGGTAGTAGCGATCGCACCTCGTCTAGCTTATGAACCAGCAATCTCTAAAACCAAGCTGGGAATTGCTTTGCAAAGGCTACAAGATCCTGGCAACTTAGGCACAATTATTCGCACCGCAGCAGCCACCAGCGTTGATAGTATCTGGCTAAGTGACGATAGCGTGGATATCCATAGTCCCAAAGTGCTTAGAGCGAGCGTAGGAGAATGGTTTCGCGTCCCCATTGCTACTGCTCAAAATTTTTCTGAGGTAGTTCGCCAGCATCAGCAAGCAGGCGCACAGATAGTTGCTACTACTTCTCAGGCTAACAAAAGCTACTGGCAAGTAGATTTTACTCGTCCTACCCTGCTTTTATTAGGTAACGAGAGTGCAGGATTATCATCAGATTTAATGGCGATCGCCGATGAGCAGGTTAAAATTCCTTTGGCAAACGGGGTAGAATCCTTAAATGTAGCAGTTGCTACTGCTTTATTATTATATGAAGCCAAAAGACAATCAATAATCAATTAA
- the murA gene encoding UDP-N-acetylglucosamine 1-carboxyvinyltransferase, with amino-acid sequence MNSISNLTKTSVEKPQAVLEIWGRTSLKGKVQISGAKNSALVLMAGTIMCPGKCILRNVPNLVDIKRMGQILTSLGVKLKQDGDVLEIDAQEIIPAEAPYDVVSQLRASFFVIGPLLTRLGTARVPLPGGCAIGARPVDLHVRGLQSMGANVSIEDGVVHANLVGSKRRLQGASIYLDYPSVGATETILMAATLAEGITKIENAAQEPEIVDLANFCNQMGAKISGAGTNTITIQGVTELYPLDYNVIPDRIEAGTFLVAGAITHSEITLTSIIPEHLAPVIAKLKEIGCQVLVEDEIGKTFGGNIKSKCLRLIPGELHGTDIETLPYPGFPTDMQAQFTALLSISKGNSVISETVFENRLRHVAELQRMGTNIRVKGHHAIVQGVSFISGAPVMATDLRASAALVIAGLAAEGKTTVHGLHHLDRGYENLEDKLRSLGAKLERVIPAS; translated from the coding sequence ATTAACTCTATCTCTAACTTAACCAAAACCAGTGTAGAAAAGCCTCAAGCTGTATTAGAAATCTGGGGACGCACTTCTTTAAAAGGAAAAGTACAAATTAGTGGTGCCAAAAATTCGGCTCTTGTATTGATGGCAGGAACAATAATGTGTCCTGGCAAATGTATCTTGCGTAATGTTCCTAATTTAGTGGATATTAAACGCATGGGGCAAATTCTTACATCTTTGGGAGTCAAGCTAAAGCAAGATGGTGATGTTCTAGAAATCGATGCCCAGGAAATCATCCCAGCAGAAGCTCCTTACGACGTAGTTTCTCAACTAAGAGCCAGCTTTTTTGTGATTGGACCTTTACTTACCAGACTGGGAACAGCCCGTGTTCCACTGCCTGGAGGCTGCGCTATTGGCGCGCGCCCTGTAGATCTTCATGTGCGCGGTTTGCAGTCGATGGGGGCAAACGTATCTATTGAAGACGGTGTTGTTCATGCTAATCTCGTCGGTAGCAAACGCCGTTTGCAAGGGGCAAGTATATATCTAGACTATCCCAGCGTCGGCGCAACAGAAACTATCCTCATGGCAGCAACGTTAGCCGAAGGAATAACCAAAATTGAAAATGCTGCTCAAGAACCAGAAATTGTTGATTTAGCTAATTTCTGCAATCAAATGGGAGCAAAAATAAGTGGTGCAGGCACAAATACTATTACTATTCAAGGCGTTACCGAACTTTATCCTCTAGATTACAACGTAATTCCCGATCGCATTGAAGCAGGAACATTTTTAGTTGCAGGGGCAATTACCCACTCAGAAATTACCCTCACCTCGATAATTCCCGAACATCTAGCCCCTGTCATTGCCAAACTCAAAGAAATTGGCTGTCAGGTATTAGTAGAAGATGAGATCGGTAAGACATTTGGCGGTAATATCAAATCCAAGTGTTTACGACTTATCCCAGGAGAACTTCACGGCACAGATATCGAAACCCTTCCTTATCCTGGTTTTCCCACGGATATGCAGGCACAGTTTACTGCTCTTTTGAGCATCAGCAAAGGCAATAGCGTTATTAGTGAAACCGTATTTGAAAATCGCCTCCGCCATGTAGCCGAACTACAGCGCATGGGAACAAACATTCGGGTTAAGGGTCATCATGCGATCGTCCAGGGTGTATCCTTTATCTCTGGTGCGCCTGTCATGGCAACTGATTTAAGAGCCTCCGCTGCTCTAGTAATAGCTGGTTTGGCAGCCGAAGGTAAAACCACCGTTCATGGTTTACACCACTTAGATCGCGGTTATGAAAACCTAGAAGACAAACTGCGGAGTTTAGGAGCAAAACTAGAGCGTGTAATACCTGCTAGTTAG
- a CDS encoding sulfotransferase family protein, whose product MSLINLLKNSVSKKLNNNQSRLIRNFVEPPSLYSKLSKQSTLILGCQRSGTTLTFLILNSHPQVKGIDETETGYSFPHQSILYRNSINNYLTCLKLPNQTFNFKYITQHYPQTKIIFPIRNPYSVVSSMRSFAIQAKTKQGNWLNCFAKEELLSLDSSFLPDILSLDLDSLDEISLGAYMWKYKNMALDKYKKAGFDVFVFKYEDLLDNPPKVITKIIDFLNLDWDDIVLNHHKYYEQDERGYPGGTRGD is encoded by the coding sequence ATGAGTTTAATCAATTTACTCAAAAATTCGGTCTCTAAAAAGCTTAATAATAATCAAAGTAGATTGATTCGTAATTTTGTAGAGCCTCCTTCTTTATATTCAAAACTATCAAAACAGTCAACTCTTATTCTAGGATGTCAACGAAGTGGGACTACTTTAACTTTTCTAATACTAAATTCTCATCCTCAAGTAAAAGGGATTGACGAAACCGAAACTGGCTATTCTTTTCCTCATCAGAGTATTCTATACCGCAATTCAATTAATAATTACCTAACTTGTTTGAAGCTGCCTAATCAAACTTTCAATTTTAAATATATAACGCAACATTATCCGCAAACAAAAATCATTTTTCCGATTCGCAATCCTTATTCGGTTGTTTCTTCTATGCGCTCATTTGCTATTCAAGCTAAAACTAAACAGGGAAATTGGCTAAATTGTTTTGCCAAGGAAGAGCTTTTGAGTTTAGATTCTTCTTTTTTGCCTGATATTTTATCTCTCGATCTAGATAGTTTAGACGAAATATCTTTGGGAGCTTATATGTGGAAGTATAAAAATATGGCACTTGATAAGTATAAGAAAGCAGGATTTGATGTTTTTGTTTTTAAATATGAAGATTTATTAGATAATCCGCCAAAAGTTATTACCAAAATTATAGATTTTCTAAATTTAGATTGGGATGATATTGTTCTCAACCATCACAAATATTATGAGCAGGATGAAAGAGGATATCCAGGCGGAACTCGTGGAGATTGA
- the msrA gene encoding peptide-methionine (S)-S-oxide reductase MsrA, translating into MGLFGLGKKATIPASEEALPGRSQSMAVPAKHYVNGNSLTEPFPENMEKAIFGLGCFWGAERKFWEQDGVYSTAVGYAAGSTPNPTYQEVCSGMTGHNEVVLVVYDPEKISYEDLLKVFWESHNPTQGMRQGNDRGTQYRSGIYAFTPEQKQLAEASKAAYQQELGKADHGTITTEIIDAPEFYYAEEYHQQYLKKVPNGYCGLGGVGVCYPATANSK; encoded by the coding sequence ATGGGACTATTCGGTTTAGGCAAAAAAGCCACAATTCCTGCCTCAGAAGAAGCATTACCAGGACGCAGTCAGTCTATGGCTGTACCTGCAAAGCATTACGTAAATGGTAACTCGCTTACAGAACCCTTTCCTGAAAACATGGAAAAAGCAATATTCGGGCTAGGTTGCTTTTGGGGTGCAGAGAGAAAATTTTGGGAACAAGATGGAGTCTATAGTACTGCTGTTGGTTATGCAGCAGGTTCTACTCCTAATCCTACCTATCAAGAAGTCTGTAGTGGTATGACTGGACATAACGAAGTTGTTCTAGTTGTTTACGATCCTGAGAAAATTAGCTACGAAGATTTACTTAAAGTATTTTGGGAAAGCCATAACCCAACTCAAGGAATGCGTCAGGGTAACGACAGAGGTACTCAATATCGTTCTGGTATTTATGCTTTTACTCCAGAACAAAAGCAGCTAGCAGAAGCTTCCAAAGCTGCATATCAGCAGGAGTTAGGGAAAGCAGATCACGGAACAATTACTACTGAGATAATTGACGCACCAGAATTTTATTACGCCGAAGAATATCATCAACAGTATCTCAAAAAAGTGCCTAACGGCTACTGTGGCTTAGGCGGTGTAGGTGTTTGTTATCCTGCTACTGCTAACAGCAAGTAA
- a CDS encoding response regulator transcription factor produces the protein MKILVVEDDERISDAIVEYLSDLHYAVEAVADGQSAWDLLDVFTYDMILLDVMMPEMDGITLCQKLRKKGLDIPILMLTAKDTLENKIEGLDAGADDYLVKPFELDELSARVRALLRRGTGSLPPILTWEKLRLDPSSCEVFYEDALLPLSPKEYKLLEFFLRNGRRVFSRAQILEHLWSFEQVPEEATVKAHIRGLRQKLEASGAPHDLIETVYGLGYRLKEEPQQV, from the coding sequence ATGAAAATTTTAGTAGTAGAAGATGACGAGCGTATTAGTGATGCTATAGTCGAATATCTTTCAGACTTGCATTACGCTGTCGAAGCAGTCGCCGATGGTCAAAGTGCCTGGGATTTATTAGATGTGTTTACCTATGATATGATTTTGCTAGATGTAATGATGCCTGAGATGGATGGTATAACTCTTTGCCAGAAACTACGCAAGAAGGGTTTAGACATTCCTATTCTGATGCTGACGGCTAAAGATACCTTAGAAAATAAGATTGAAGGTTTAGACGCTGGGGCTGATGACTACCTAGTAAAACCTTTTGAATTAGATGAGTTATCGGCTCGGGTTCGTGCCTTGTTGCGTCGGGGAACAGGCAGTTTACCTCCTATTTTGACGTGGGAAAAACTCAGGCTCGATCCCAGTAGCTGTGAAGTTTTCTATGAAGATGCTCTTCTGCCTTTAAGTCCTAAAGAATATAAGCTGCTAGAATTTTTCCTGCGCAACGGTCGTCGCGTATTTAGTCGCGCCCAAATTTTAGAACATTTGTGGTCTTTTGAGCAAGTGCCAGAAGAAGCAACGGTTAAAGCTCATATTCGAGGCTTAAGGCAAAAACTAGAGGCATCAGGCGCACCTCATGACTTAATTGAGACTGTTTATGGTTTAGGATATCGTCTCAAAGAAGAACCTCAACAGGTATAA